The uncultured Celeribacter sp. genome includes the window CGTGCAGCAAGACGCCGGGCCAGCCGGAACCCAGAGCCACATCCATCACGCCTGCCGGGGCCGGGACCGCTTCAAGGTTCACTGTCGCAATGCGCAGGGCTTCGCGGGCGACGCCTTTCCAGTGGTCGGGAGCCAAGAGGCCGGTCAGGCCGAATCGCCCGCCGCCGCCGGCATTGCCGCTTTCGCGCCGTCCGGCCTGTTCGACGATGACAGAGATCGACAGGCGGGCCATCGGGCGGATGTCCGACACCAGCGTGCCTTCGGGGCGCAGGATGAAGACCTCCTGATACGAGGCGGCGAGCGACGCCGAGACCTGCACAACGCGGGGATCGAGGTCGCGCAGAAAGGCGTCGATTTCGTTCAGCGTGTCGATCTTGACCTCAAAGGCGGCGCCGTCGAGCGGATTTTCATCGCTGTAGAGATGCAGGTTGGTCGGGCGCGGGCCTTCGGCCAGCGTGCCACCGCCGTCCCCGACTGCCAGTCGTGCGGTTTCACTGGCCCGGGCGATGGCGGCCTCAGAAATCTCGGTGGAATGGGCGTAACCGGCGGTTTCGCCGCGCACTGCACGCAGGCCGAACCCTTCGGAGGCATCATAAGAGGCGCTGCGCAAGCGGCCATCGTCAAGCACGAGGCCCTCGGAGGTGCGGCGCTCCAGAAACAGTTCCCCGTCGTCGGCTCCCGCCACGGCCTGCCGCAAAATCCCAAGCGAGCTGTCAAGGTCGAGTGTGGTTGTAAATGGGTCGAAATGTCCCGATGACACTGTTTTTCTCCCTTCGGATTTGATCCAGATCAAAAAAACCGCGTTTAGATGCGCGGAATTCTTGTTCCAACGCACCTAATATGGTTTTTGTTAGGGCAGACTCAAATGAAAATGCTTCCGGTCAACCGGGACGGCAGCTTGGGCGAAACGCTCGATTGCAACTAAGGGAAGAGAGAATGCGCACAAACCCACTTCGGTTCGGGATCCCGGCCGCTTTATTCGCAATACTTGGTATGTCGCAGGCGACTGCGCAAGAGACCGGGGATATTGTGGGCGAGCCCGTCTCCGGCAAAATGGGCTTTCAGCCGGCCGCGACGGAACTGGCCCGCGACCTGCAGAGCCTGGATCACATGCTCAACTATATCATCGGCGCGATTGTTGTGTTCGTCGCGGCGCTGATCCTTTGGGTGATCCTGCGCTACAACAGCCGGGCGAACAAAACCCCGGCGACCTTCACCCATAACACCCCGATCGAGGTGGCTTGGACCATCGTTCCGATCCTGATTCTTGTTGTGATCGGGGCGTTTTCGCTGCCGGTGCTCTTCAAGCAGCAGGAAATTCCGGATGGCGACATCTATATCAAAGTGACCGGCAGCCAGTGGTACTGGACCTATGACTATGTCGACGAAGGCTTTGCCTTTGACAGCTATATGATCGGTCAGCCCGCCACCGGCGGCGATTACAAGCGCACGCCCGAAGTCGAACAGATGCTGGTCGAGGCGGGTTACACCCCCGATCAGTTCCTTCTGGCCACGGACACGCAGGTCGTTGTTCCGGTTGGTAAGACCATTGTGATGGGCGTCACGGGCGCAGATGTGATTCACAGCTGGACCATCCCTGCCTTTGGTGTGAAACAGGACGCCGTTCCGGGCCGGGTGGCTGAACTGTGGTTCAAACCCGAGAAAACCGGGATCTTCTTTGGACAATGCTCCGAACTTTGCGGCAAAGATCACGCTTATATGCCGATCACGGTCAAGGTCGTGTCGGAGGCGGAATATGCCGAATGGCTTGCGGGGGCAAAGGAAGAATACGCCGCACTCGATACGGCAGAACGGGCGCCGGTGAAACTCGCCCTGGCGGAGTGACCGACGTTTAAAAGGAAGCAAGATGGGCCGGGACCGGCCCGTCACGATATAACCCACGCACAAGCGCTCCACCGGGAAAGAGGCAAAAGCCCGTCTGGTGGGGCACAACGACGATGATAGGCTCCACGCGATGACTGACGCGACAATTGTACTGGATCATGACCGAGACGCGGGATTTGGCGATTATTTTGCCTTGCTCAAGCCGCGTGTGATGTCGCTGGTGGTGTTTACTGCCTTTGCCGGGCTGGTCGTGGCGCCGGGGGGC containing:
- the tldD gene encoding metalloprotease TldD; translated protein: MSSGHFDPFTTTLDLDSSLGILRQAVAGADDGELFLERRTSEGLVLDDGRLRSASYDASEGFGLRAVRGETAGYAHSTEISEAAIARASETARLAVGDGGGTLAEGPRPTNLHLYSDENPLDGAAFEVKIDTLNEIDAFLRDLDPRVVQVSASLAASYQEVFILRPEGTLVSDIRPMARLSISVIVEQAGRRESGNAGGGGRFGLTGLLAPDHWKGVAREALRIATVNLEAVPAPAGVMDVALGSGWPGVLLHEAVGHGLEGDFNRKKTSAFAGLMGQQVAAKGVTVLDDGTIPDRRGSISVDDEGTPSSKTTLIEDGILVGYMQDRQNARLMGVEPTGNGRRESYAHTPMPRMTNTYMLGGDASPDEIVSSMKDGIYAVGFSGGQVDITNGKFVFNCTEAYRVQNGRIGAPVKGATLIGDGATAMKHVHAIGNDMALDPGIGNCGKQGQWVPVGVGQPTLLIGGLTVGGAAT
- the coxB gene encoding cytochrome c oxidase subunit II, which gives rise to MSQATAQETGDIVGEPVSGKMGFQPAATELARDLQSLDHMLNYIIGAIVVFVAALILWVILRYNSRANKTPATFTHNTPIEVAWTIVPILILVVIGAFSLPVLFKQQEIPDGDIYIKVTGSQWYWTYDYVDEGFAFDSYMIGQPATGGDYKRTPEVEQMLVEAGYTPDQFLLATDTQVVVPVGKTIVMGVTGADVIHSWTIPAFGVKQDAVPGRVAELWFKPEKTGIFFGQCSELCGKDHAYMPITVKVVSEAEYAEWLAGAKEEYAALDTAERAPVKLALAE